In Chaetodon auriga isolate fChaAug3 chromosome 22, fChaAug3.hap1, whole genome shotgun sequence, the genomic window GCACTCTACTGCAtcaatctgtgttttttgtttcaggTTAGTGAAATAAAGGAGtgcaaacacattcatgatCTTTTCCTGCTGAGGGACCTCAACCTGCTGGAAAACCCTTTGCAGGTAATCCAATCATTTACTGACCATAGCATATGACTATGAGAACATCTATTTCCTGTGTATGACAGGCCCACTTTCCTGCATCTTGATGGTGTCTTTACCCAGGCATCTCTGTTCACTGCATTCAGTTTGACAACAGAAAAGCTTTAAGTCTAGATTCCTCTTTATGTTTTTGTAATATATGCCGTGTGAATGTAAATTGGCAGGAGCAACCTGATTACAGACTGGCGGTCATCTTCCTCCTTCAACATCTGACTGTGCTAGACCAAGAGAAGGTCACTGCTGAAGAAAAGGTAGGAATACAAACCAGAGGAGTGTTGCAGtttaacagcacaaacatgGTGTCTCAACACGGCTGCCCTCCATGTTTAATCAGGGTTCTACACTGTCACAAAGCAGGAATGAGTGCCACTAACCTAAATAAGCTGTTACTGTTTTCCATGCATGTGGGATAGCTCACTTTTTGTGACACTTGATTACTAACCTTAAATCCCAGGTGTCATCAGTAAATAAGTATGACCCTCCTTTGGATGTGGTGGCAGCCCGGGATCACATGACCCACCTGGTGTATCAGCTGATGCAGCCCCAGGTGGTCTATGACAGGTTAGTACAAATATACTGCATTGTGTGATATGTGCCTTGTTCCCGAAGGCAAAGCTTAAGAGGAAACCAGCCAGTGGTCTGATAATGATGTTGACAGAGGTGATGGGAAACACTGAAGTGCTCTTTAGGAAATAAGCTCTGAATGTGAAAGTTGATgatcaaatgtgttttgtcataATCATAAAAATCTTGCAAAATCAAGAAAGTCAAACATGAGCCGCACTttatctgcagtgtttctgtagGGCTCATATTATCTACTCcctaaaagaagaaaatgagtgCATGCGTCAGCACTTTTTTGAAAACATCCATCATCAGCAAATAAAATGCTGCAGCTACAGTCAATTTAccactctcctctgtgctgcctaGAAAGAGCACATCCATATTGCCCACAAGGCTCCCGTTTATATTGACTGTAGGAGTGGCTTTCATGACTCGAGAAGTTTGTGCTCTGGCTTCGTGGTTTAATAAACTTTAGTGTTGCTCATCTATGGTTTGAGAGAATGTACGAGTAAAGCTTAAGTTTATtagaaacctgtgtgtgtgccactcCAAGCAGCACTTTGCCCAGCGCAGACTCGCCGTATCCTATGCTGGTTCTGACTGGTCCTCAAGGCTGCGGGAAGAGAGAGCTGGCCCACAGACTGTGTCAGGAGTTCAACGAGTACTTTGCCCATGGGTCAGTCCTAAAAGTGCATTGTATAATTGTTGGCTGTCTTTGTCTAGATTGTTTCATGTAGAATTATTGCTGATGTCATGTCCTGGCATGGACATGCAGCCAGCAGGACAGctagtgctgctgcagctcagctagAAAACTCTGGATGAGACCcaatttgtcagtttgtcaaACATCAGACTGGACTGCTGAGACCTCATATTAGCTTTGGCTAAACCTCAAAGTTCAGGAATGCAGATTTTGACCCCCCATTTCTTAAAGTGTAGTCCCAGCATGAGGGGATGTCTTCCTGGAGAGGAGGAATAATTATACCACCCAATAACTCTTTCGATGTACATGTGGCGTTTAAGTTTTGGTTCAGAAACCCGGTGGTCTTGTCTCAGCTCATAGCCCTCCTACTCGTCCTCTTTGCTGGTTGTTGCCTTGCTGGCTGAGATTTTTCACACAGTTAGACCTCTGAACTCATACGACTGGACTGGAAgcgttgtgtgtgtttccacagaaCCTGTCACACCACAAGGGGGCCCTACtttggagaggaaaatggaagCGATTACCATTTTGTCAGCGAGGAGGATTTTCAGGACATGATTCACATGGTGCGTTAGATTCCTCTTAAGCTTTTTCTGACACTTGGAGTGACTACATGAAGGGAAAATACATGTTTCAAGGTTATTTTGAGCTCTGCGTTCAAAATACTCGGGTGCACTCTGTTATAAATCATGCAAACGTTAATACTCGCTATGAGTTAATTAAATGTATATTGGCTCTTTGTTAGTGTTCGTGTTTCACATAACTCCTTAAGCAAGTTTCAGATTGAATTCGCTCACTGGCAATAATGAGCTGAGTAGCTGAGATAATTACTTTTACTTGGATGgattgattttacttttactggCTGCTATTTAACAAAGATACATTTAGTTGAATTGAGCTTTTTTGATAAGCTGTAATGGCTGTATTAATTCAATTTTACTTAAGGATGACTTATCACAGCATCTCCTACAATGCTTCCACGCAAGTCATGGTTAATGAAACAACtgacaaggacacagagaggtAATGGGTTTTGAAATTATGAGTATGCAGACAATGGTACAAATCACACTAAATGCACCTCTTTTCTCAGAGGGTCAAACTGTGTGCGTATAGGCTTTGAGGATAACAAAATCGTCAAACGAGTGGAGTTTTCTTAGGGTCGTAAAAATGGGTGCAGAGGTCAGAGATCTCGgacacatttgttttccatcttgTCCCTCGAGTCAAGCTGCCTGTTATGTAAGAATGGTGGAGGATGATGGATCGAGGTCGGGGTCGTGCAGTGATTTACACAGCGAGGGCTTTGATGCTGGAATTTATGCCTTTTGTCTACTCCTACAGGGGAAGTGGATCAGGTTAACTTTATTGTCTATCCTTCGTTCTACTTGATTTTTCCAatcttctcctccaccctctaTTCTTCTGTTGCCAGCAACTTAGTTTATCGCTGTCCTGCCCTCCTTTTCTTGCTCTCCCCTTTTAATGTGTCAGCcgccctcttcctcttcactcccTTTTCCCTCAGAGGTGCTTTTTAGTAACTATGCAATCACAACCTCTTGAGCCCACTTCTTGTGGCTGTTCTTAAACAAAATTAACCGTAATCAGCAGCCGTTGGTACTTATTATACTCCTTACTGTGTTGTAAACACAAGGAACACCTGCCGTGCAATTTTGTCTGAATAGCATCTAAGTCTGATAATATGGAATCACAAGTATCATGTTTATAGCTGAGTGTTTGGATGCTTGTCAGTGACCTATTTAGGAAAGTTAGGGGACATGAAAAGAAATCCTGTTTGACTTCAGGACAGACATCTTCCCTGAGCTATCAGTGAAACCTAACTAAATCTAAAATGTAATGGCTCATGGTTGATGAGTTTTCTTTACGTTGTTATTATAATAACGCAGTCTTCCATCCTGTGTGCAGTTGTAAAGGCAGAGAGGGCAGAGACTTTTTTTAATCGGGAAACATTTAGCAAAATAAAGCTGTGTTAGATTACCATTTTCTTGTTAGCATATTGTTTACTGTTCCCGGTTTCAAATGTGGCCTTTTAATTGACAGGCCTTGATGTTACGAAATCTGTGCTCTCTAATTGCTGTGATTTTAAATGTAGCCGACTGCATTAATACAGTCAAAATGAGCTTCAGATGCACAatgcaaaacaacattttctcattaCATTTGCACAAACAGCTACTCAATTGTAGTAATAGAATTCATACAAGTTTATACAACTTTTTCTCGGGGATCATGACaaattgtttcagttttatttatatgtctGAATTCCTTTTTGCCACCACAAACCAAAGAACATCTTGCTTTCGTGAACTGTATTGGATTTGGCCAAAAGCTTGTTGAGAGTTGAAAATAAACTGCACCAAACGCCGGCAGACAAAAGGTCAGGGGTCATGTGTGAGAAGTAACAAAGAGAGGGTTTTTTTGCACTGGTCACCCAGtcaaaagttcagttcacaggtGGGCAAATGTCTTCAGGTTGTTAATCTTGACAGGACATGTCAGGGTTGTGTATGCATGGGAGGTAATAAGTCCACTTTGGGAGATAAATGCTGCTCATAACTGGTAACTTCATGGGTAGAGGGGCAATAAAGTGGTGCACAGAAACGTTCTGTCATTCTTTCCCTTCATAACTGGGAATTTCTCTTTAGGGAAAGTTTATCCAGACCATGCAGTACGGGGGTCACAGATACGGCCTGACCAGAGACGCAGTAGAGGATGTAGCCAGAGAAGGACTAGCCTGCTGCCTGCATATGGAGCTAGAGGTGCGTATGGAAAAGTCTCGTCTGACAGTACGTTCAGCGGGCTGATATGTAATTAAAGGAGGTTTAAgtgtttatttatgcatttgtCAACGAGTTCAAATCCATCAGTGGATGCTGGTGTATGAACAGATAATAGTAAAACGTAGTTGTAATAATATATCTGTTTACAGCTACATTACAGTGTGTTATACAGAATTTATTAAAAGTTTATATACTGCTTATAATGTctaaatgggggggggggggcgagtAGTATCTTGAAAACCAAGCAAGTATACATTTTTGTTGTAAAAGTAGTATATAAAGCATCTGCAAACCTTATTTGTCTTGTTCTGCTCCAGTGATATTTAAGTAATGCAAAAATGTACTTCACGGTACcactgatgttttgttttaaacCCCTGACACAGAGAGTGGAGCTTCTTTCTCTGTATCAACAGAGATTATTGGAATGAAAGCTAATAAATAATATTTCCAGTGATTCGGGATAGGACTGCCGAATCGTACTCACACTGTTTGGAATACTAAAATTGCTTTTGCCTGCATGCGTGTGTCGCCAGTGGATttgagttttcagttttcatctcCAGAGTTgttacagcacagtgtgaatcagttcaaacagctgaaaatacatttcagagcAGAGCCTCGTTGTAACAGAACTTCTCGCCCGTCCTCACAGGGCGcgctcagtctgaagaagacCTACTTTGAGCCTCGATACATCCTGCTCATCCCCGTCCAGGTGGAGCAGTACACGGGCCACCTGAAAAACCGTGGTCTCTACACCCAGGCACAGATTGACATGGCGGTGTCACGTTTGGAGCtctatgccaacaccaacaGGCAGCGACCGGGATTCTTCGATAACGTTATCCCCTGTGGTACGGCGTGGAAACACTTTGTAATTGGAGAACTTCATTATGATATggcatgtgttcattcatgttgttTGATGCTCTACTTGTTGATTTAAGTGTGCGTTACTGTTATAATAATGACAATTTAATATCCCCCAGTGGCCTCTGGATCCATTTTACTATTAGTTAATGACAGTTTAATTGCAGTACGAAGTCTAATTATGAATACTCTCAATTAATTTCAGCGAATATCTATTTTAAACGAAGACAACACAATCGATTCCCAGGGagacatgtttttcttcctgctttgGATATGATGTTAGTAAGAGAGAAATTTGGAAGTCTCGGCTGTGATTGCTTTGTTCACAGGCAGTTTGTCAATGTAGTGCCTCACAGAGCGAAAAATACCCTGCCTTACCCTGGCTTGGCGTAATGTCACTGGTATAGCCTTAGATAAATTAACACACTCCGCTAAAATCCATACACTACACTTTCAATCCAATTACCACATGTATTAAGGGCACGTAGCCACGGAATAGCTGTGTTTATCATCCCCTCATGAAAGCACTCAGACATGTTAGCTGTTTTCTTAATGAGATCAACATACAGGGAGTGTGGAACCTCATCACTTTTATGCACTGCTAGCTAGCACCTCATTACACTAAGGTCATCATCCCCATATCTTTGATTCATTGCTGTTTGATGGGAGATGCATTGGCTCTGTTCAcaaccagatttttttttgtgtggtgatgtttgtgtgtgtgtgtgtgtgtgtgtgtgtgtatgtgtgtgtgtgtgtgtgtgtgtgtgtgtgtgtgtgtgtgtgcgcgcacttgGATGTGAGAGTAGATGACTGGGATGAAGCCTATCAGGCACTGAGGCAAGTAGTGAAGGAGTACCTGTTGCTAGATGAGcaggaaaaaggggaaaacaacagcagagcatCCCCTGAcaacacctgcacaggtgtgtatttgtgttgtgttgtttgctcAGGTCATGATTATGTGCTGCATCAATTTAGCCATCAGATACCGTGTTACGCAGTGCTGATATACAGCgtctgtctccttctgtctcaGGTCAGCCGGAGGAAAAGCCACCTTCACCCGCGTCGAGGTCAGGATCGGCCATGCTGACGTCACACTCCGCTGCAGCTCTTGACCCGTCGGATCCGTCTTACAGAAACTATTTCACCAAGATCCAGGCAGTGCTCTGCCCTCAGAAGAGCCACGCTGTGAGTTACAAGATGTCTGATGAAAAATTTATTGGTAATGAAGCCTGTAAGTGGATGTTAAATAGACATCCAGACTGTAtgaaatttatggaaaaataATCCTCAATCTTCGCTGGCTTTCTTTCTCGTCCTCACGGCCATACATCatcaccccccccacacacactttaatcaCCCTCTGCATCAGcttcctttttttgtctcccATCTCACTTCCTCTGAACTccttctctccgtctccctcctctgcaggaGCTAGTTTCCGTCAGGAGGCGCGAGCAGCTGGTGAGAGAGGCAGTAGTGGGGAAGAGTCCAGGGGTCTACAGCCAGCTCTTCAAAAGGTTCATTATAAGTAGCACGCACTCCACTGCACTCCAATGCTTAATTTCAAGCGGGCACTCAGCGGGGCCAATTTGGTTTAATTGGTGCACTTGTCCAAACTGCGTTTTGAtggtttgttttgtgcttttgtttgacCTTGAGGGTGAAGTGACAGGTGCCCAAATTATTTGAATCTAACTGTCTGTTAATATGATGGCCTTGTTTAGTGGCAATCTCTTCTCACTGTTCCCAAAATATACCCGTCATCAGTTATTAAATGGAAATTGCTTCTCCGTTATGATTTGTCATCATGAAGAAGAACGATTGAATTTGGTCCCATTTTTTGTTTGCCTCAGGTCGGCTCAAACGGCACCATCTTCACTGCAGAATCATGATCCTGGCACTCGTTTCAGTGAGGACAGCAGGTGagaatgcacagacacacacacgcacacgcacacactacaCTTACAGGTGCCCACACTCTGCCGGTGCAGTCAAAACTGAGGCCAGATGTTGCTGTGAAAGAATAGCAGATTTATACAAATACTTCAAAGCTGTATAAGATTTCACTCTGTATGTGCTGTCTGAATTCATTACGGCAGCATTTAGATTTAAGATGAGGTGAGTGAATCCAAGTCCTGTGGTTtcataagaaaaacaaaccgCAGCTAAAGATTTAGGAGCAGGAAACTGCTTTTGTACTACTGTTCTTTACTCCCTTGGCTTGTTTTCACAACATATGTTCACTTTTATAGAGCTCATTCTACTGGTGCAATCCATGTGGGGCTGAACGTGAACacacatcccacacacacacacacacacacacacacacacacacactcacgcttgCTTACACACAAACGCACTCACTCATAAATTGTGATTTTAAAGCTTTTGCTGCTTTTCGACTCCCTTGTGTACACACTCGTATAAACAGGCAAATATGGCTTTAATGAGTCTGACATTGACATAGTGTGTGCGGTtatgagtgtgtgctgtgtgtgaaacGGCACACACAGCTTTCTCTCACCTGTACaaattattttctgtgtatttttctccAAAGAAACATACATGCCAAGATGCAGTACATGTTCAGTCAAATTTAATTTGCCGTGTGATGTTCTCAGTGAGCAAGTTTGGCCAAACTTGTTCAAAATCTACAAGTTCTGTCAACGCGGTCTGAGCAGTAAATGCCCCCAGTATGTCCTGCTAGCATTACTCAGCCCTTCAGTATTTGTGCAGAGGATTCCAGACATCTGTCTGCACTGCTCTTAATAGGGATGTGTCTTTACTcgcgtgtgtctgtctctcatacTGTAACAGAGGATCCTTTTGTATTCCTCTGATAGTTACTTTGTGTAGTCTTGTGtacttgcatgtgtgtctgacaaaAATCCAtacctgtttgtttattgagTATCAAAAGTCAAACTCAACATTGTGGCGTGTGGTCAGACATACTGCTCCGATGGTCCCTCTCGGCTTGATGGTAAAACTTCCAAAAGCACATTCTCCTAACCTCACATcactctttgttttgtgtgtgtttttctcacctTTGTGACTGGTCCCTTTAACAACCTGGTTTTCTTTCACTGCACAAACTTGTCCGTCTTTTTCCCCCTTGTGATTTGTCTTTTCCTACGTCCCTGTTTTCCTCCATTCACCAGCAGCTCGGACGAGTCTCGTGCCAGTTCAGCGCTGTCTATGCCCAGTTCAGCCGGGGCCTTGTCTGGCTTAGTGGAGCCGCTGGATATCTCTGTCCTGGGAcacactttggaaacactcaaaggttagttttgctgttttttaatctttttaggGCATTTCTATGTTGTTAAATATAGAAGCAAAACGAGGAGAGATGTTACTGCCACAAGTCAGGGGAAAGATAGTATAACAAGTGATTTGTTGTACACTTACAGTATTGTAAGGATTGTAAGATAATCAAGCTGACGGTATTAAGTTCTATAGATTTGTTGACGTCTTTCCATGTCTGTAATTGCATCAAGTAAAATATTCCCATTTCATCCCACATGGCACCAGACCAAACTCCTGAATCCCCCCGTCCAGgcacagagcagctggctgtggCCGCGTCTCCGTCCACCGATAGACGTCCTGGATCCAACGTCAAGGCCATCCTGCCGCCAATCCCCACTGGGCGCAAGACCCCTGCAGCGCCCAGTCCAGCTCCCTCACCCAGACCCAGCTCAGTCGCAGATGGGAGGGGGGAAGGAGATGCAGACAGGGAGGGATAGCTTTTAAGGTTTTAGATCATCTGACATCAAACACAGTTGTAAATATTCAAAAAATGTATTAACATTAAGAGAAAATACAATGTagtctgtcagtcagtaaaCAGGTA contains:
- the lrguk gene encoding leucine-rich repeat and guanylate kinase domain-containing protein: MEKDGVLTAEMVSSCVSNLGRFGTGLQHLYHHLSLPSHNLSDISVLCSYVHLQKLELPHNKIKDLSCVSCMPYLVILDASHNEISNFFGFQPPKNLKEVNFSHNCMTEMKDLSAYSSLSKLDLAYNSFSEISGLEQCCKLTHLSLAHNKVSRISGLDGLPLTHLCLRGNQLERIEGLENLKNLQVLDLSLNGINSLSGLQNLHLLGSINLEKNLVSEIKECKHIHDLFLLRDLNLLENPLQEQPDYRLAVIFLLQHLTVLDQEKVTAEEKVSSVNKYDPPLDVVAARDHMTHLVYQLMQPQVVYDSTLPSADSPYPMLVLTGPQGCGKRELAHRLCQEFNEYFAHGTCHTTRGPYFGEENGSDYHFVSEEDFQDMIHMGKFIQTMQYGGHRYGLTRDAVEDVAREGLACCLHMELEGALSLKKTYFEPRYILLIPVQVEQYTGHLKNRGLYTQAQIDMAVSRLELYANTNRQRPGFFDNVIPCDDWDEAYQALRQVVKEYLLLDEQEKGENNSRASPDNTCTGQPEEKPPSPASRSGSAMLTSHSAAALDPSDPSYRNYFTKIQAVLCPQKSHAELVSVRRREQLVREAVVGKSPGVYSQLFKRSAQTAPSSLQNHDPGTRFSEDSSSSDESRASSALSMPSSAGALSGLVEPLDISVLGHTLETLKDQTPESPRPGTEQLAVAASPSTDRRPGSNVKAILPPIPTGRKTPAAPSPAPSPRPSSVADGRGEGDADREG